In the genome of Pseudomonas sp. HS6, one region contains:
- a CDS encoding autotransporter domain-containing protein, producing the protein MQAGFSVGLVSRISPLSLAVHLSVVGLLFGGINAPAYASCSTVGSTVTCSGVPTVPLLLNTYASAANNLTVNVDAGAAMNAVPGGSAIALTGSNVTLNNSGTIDPAYTGPMSQLSGALLLGASGAPGVINVLNNAGGILRGTGMVQGANLTDLGGLAINVVNPAGGTTRIVNNGTITSTGIQPGIPLADTPVVAVQGGSQVNMVNGATGQITGRVAFESSAGGNAFTNAGSINGSVSLGANSHNTFTAVTGSSVGVGDGVQSGAGLGGLAGVNLTFAPTGQIDGGAGGTNNLILQNTAGVGGGTSGVGTASSATYVNFDNLTVNSGNWTLEGALVSGSTTLNGGVARFNDNATFGNGVLTSNGGTIEAGNAGLTLTNEISLGADGLTVQGSNDITLNGMISGSGGLTKNGVGNLTLGALYSIFKGALNVVSGNVYANSGATIGRPTVNLSAGTNLYVDGSLSVSGLNGGGNVYLSGYSSVYVGANDVSSTFDGDIHAVGLVKSGTGTLTLTGNNDFHHGPSIVNGGTLNVGGLLNSSVDVESGATLTGSGSIPEVVHIYDGGHLALSSGTTMSVARLILDSDSNVDVRLATPSTTPVLNIGGNLTLDGNLNVRDAGGFGVGVYRLFNYSGTLTDNGLTVTDVPLGYRLGDMVVQALSNQINLVVAAPTSNLRFWDGSQTIANGAVDGGSGTWSAGGTNWTSSSGTLNQSWGDDFGIFQGAAGTVSVNGTQQFAGLQFVTDGYNVVNGTAGQLTAVNGFSGTTVMRVDPGVTATIGVNINGSGILNKVDSGTLVLNGDNSYSGGTRLDGGTLVVGSNTALGSGALVANADTQLESNRAVALGNAITLNSNLTVGGSHDLALNGVISGTGGLTKNGASVLTLAGNNNFLGPVTLNAGGLLLASNTALGSGALKVANDATLETTGGLNISNTLYLTGDLHLLGNNDLTLSGMVLGEGGLIKDGTGNLTLIGSNSSFRGTVLNGGTLTLQDYRSTGPGPIVVNGASVLTAIDRVELSSRLVLNADLTLPGDVPTFLRDVSGSGRLIKNGSSRLSIDEARNWTGGLTLNGGSLSVSSGALGTGKLIVGGDSSFESGDPMTFDNDIDLNASLTVNPSHYLTYGTIFNGVIAGTGTLTNLSKIDLKLTGANTFSGLLDFRAGSLTTVGDSALGNGASLNLEAPATLNLGGSANLARLTGSGTALIGAGHTLSIGSNDASSAFNGRLGGAGALAKRGTGTFLLTGDQPFNGAVSVDQGMLQVGSRAARGSLGGQVSVANGAILSGNGSVGSVVNHGVLASGAEAGTLSVAGNLTNAADGVLALTVSSPTATPLAVGGTASLGGSLQVNSLAPFTGNTVYSLITAGGGVTGTFSAADLPQYTFLNTALVYDANAVNLVVSRNDTSFADAATTGNQRNTASALTRNGPAGAALQNEIANLNVAGARQAFDNLSGEIHASTASAVLEDSRFLREAVNDRMRQPTCSAADDPRRTLAPSDTQLSSNGCHGEMVGWARAIGAWGDMGGDSNTASVDRSLSGFMLGTDKQLDEQWRAGMAAGYTRSNLNAHDRNSDAKVDSYHLATYLNSQFDALAVRLGAAYSWHRLDTKREVNVGSYNDRLKARYDARSAQVFGEVGYAINAAGVAIEPFAGLAYVNYDSDTAKEKGGVGRLKGDADQDITYSTLGVRIGKLVTLANGSQLTPRAAIGWRHAYGDTKPDADLTFIDGGASFSTQGVPIAKDSALLEAGVDFQVTPTGKLGIGYSGQMSSDSNDSAMTISFSQSF; encoded by the coding sequence GTGCAAGCAGGGTTTAGTGTTGGCCTCGTATCACGTATTTCCCCACTTTCTCTTGCTGTTCACCTGAGCGTCGTCGGACTTCTGTTCGGCGGGATCAACGCACCGGCGTATGCCAGTTGTTCCACCGTCGGCTCGACCGTGACGTGCTCCGGTGTGCCGACTGTGCCACTGCTTCTCAACACCTACGCCAGTGCTGCCAACAATCTGACGGTGAATGTCGATGCTGGCGCAGCGATGAATGCCGTTCCGGGAGGCTCCGCGATAGCCCTGACGGGAAGCAACGTCACGCTGAACAATTCTGGCACCATCGACCCGGCCTACACCGGCCCCATGTCGCAACTGAGCGGTGCTCTGTTGCTGGGTGCGAGTGGCGCGCCAGGCGTTATTAACGTGCTCAACAATGCCGGCGGTATCCTCCGTGGCACCGGCATGGTGCAGGGGGCGAACCTTACTGATCTCGGTGGCCTGGCGATCAATGTTGTCAACCCGGCAGGTGGGACCACCCGCATCGTCAACAATGGCACGATTACCTCAACCGGAATCCAGCCCGGCATTCCTCTGGCCGATACTCCCGTGGTTGCGGTACAGGGTGGTTCCCAGGTGAACATGGTCAACGGCGCCACAGGCCAGATCACTGGGCGGGTGGCATTCGAGTCGTCGGCGGGGGGCAACGCATTCACCAACGCCGGCAGCATCAATGGCAGTGTTTCGCTGGGTGCGAACAGTCACAACACCTTCACTGCCGTGACCGGCTCCAGCGTTGGAGTCGGTGATGGCGTGCAGAGTGGTGCCGGGCTCGGCGGCCTGGCAGGCGTCAACCTGACCTTTGCCCCCACCGGGCAGATCGACGGCGGCGCAGGTGGCACCAACAACCTGATTCTGCAGAACACGGCCGGAGTCGGCGGCGGCACCAGCGGTGTCGGCACGGCATCGAGCGCCACCTACGTCAACTTCGACAACCTGACCGTCAACAGCGGCAACTGGACCTTGGAGGGGGCATTGGTCAGCGGCAGCACTACCCTCAATGGCGGAGTTGCCCGGTTCAATGACAACGCCACGTTCGGCAACGGTGTCCTGACTTCCAACGGCGGTACTATCGAGGCCGGCAATGCCGGGTTGACACTGACCAACGAGATCAGCCTCGGGGCCGACGGCCTGACCGTGCAGGGCAGCAACGACATAACCTTGAACGGGATGATATCCGGCAGCGGTGGTCTGACCAAGAACGGCGTTGGCAATCTGACGCTTGGGGCTCTCTACAGCATCTTCAAAGGTGCGTTGAACGTCGTTTCCGGCAACGTCTACGCTAATAGCGGCGCGACCATTGGAAGACCCACCGTCAACCTCAGTGCCGGCACCAATCTCTATGTTGACGGCTCCCTCTCTGTCAGCGGGCTGAATGGCGGCGGCAACGTGTACTTGTCGGGCTACAGCAGCGTTTACGTGGGCGCGAACGACGTCAGCAGTACCTTCGACGGCGACATCCATGCCGTTGGCTTGGTCAAGAGTGGCACCGGTACCCTGACCCTCACCGGTAACAACGACTTTCATCACGGTCCAAGCATTGTCAATGGCGGTACCTTGAACGTCGGCGGATTGCTGAACAGTTCGGTTGACGTGGAAAGCGGCGCCACCCTGACCGGCAGCGGTTCGATTCCGGAAGTGGTGCACATCTACGACGGTGGCCACCTGGCATTGTCGTCAGGCACCACGATGTCTGTAGCCCGACTGATCCTCGATTCCGACAGTAATGTCGATGTGCGCCTCGCTACACCGTCGACCACGCCGGTGTTGAACATCGGCGGCAACCTGACCCTTGACGGTAACCTCAATGTCAGAGATGCCGGTGGTTTCGGCGTCGGTGTCTATCGCTTGTTCAACTACTCCGGCACGCTGACCGACAATGGCCTGACCGTGACCGACGTACCCCTGGGTTACCGCCTCGGGGACATGGTGGTGCAGGCGCTGAGTAACCAGATCAATCTGGTGGTCGCGGCACCGACCAGCAACCTGCGCTTCTGGGACGGCAGCCAGACCATCGCCAATGGAGCGGTGGACGGTGGCAGTGGCACGTGGAGCGCCGGCGGCACCAACTGGACCAGTTCCAGCGGCACACTGAATCAGTCCTGGGGCGACGACTTCGGCATCTTTCAGGGCGCGGCCGGCACGGTGTCCGTCAATGGCACTCAACAATTCGCCGGTCTGCAGTTTGTCACCGATGGCTACAACGTGGTGAACGGCACAGCCGGGCAACTGACCGCTGTCAACGGTTTCAGTGGCACTACGGTGATGCGGGTCGACCCGGGGGTGACTGCAACGATTGGCGTGAACATCAACGGCAGTGGCATTCTCAATAAAGTCGACAGCGGTACGCTGGTACTCAACGGCGACAACAGTTATTCCGGTGGAACTCGACTGGATGGCGGCACGCTGGTGGTTGGCAGCAACACGGCGCTGGGCAGCGGCGCACTGGTCGCCAATGCGGACACGCAACTGGAGAGCAACAGGGCCGTGGCGCTGGGCAACGCGATCACTCTCAACAGCAACCTCACAGTGGGCGGCAGTCATGACCTTGCGCTCAACGGCGTTATCAGTGGCACAGGCGGGCTGACCAAGAATGGCGCCTCCGTCCTGACGCTCGCCGGCAATAACAACTTCCTTGGGCCGGTGACGTTGAATGCTGGTGGCCTGCTTCTGGCCTCGAACACGGCGCTGGGTTCCGGCGCCCTGAAAGTGGCGAATGACGCCACGCTGGAAACGACGGGTGGCTTGAATATCAGCAATACGCTGTACCTCACAGGCGACCTGCACCTGCTTGGCAATAACGATCTGACGTTGAGCGGTATGGTCCTTGGCGAGGGGGGCCTGATCAAGGACGGTACAGGCAACCTGACGTTGATCGGCAGTAACAGCTCCTTCCGTGGAACGGTGTTGAATGGCGGGACACTGACTCTGCAAGACTATCGCTCTACGGGCCCAGGGCCTATCGTTGTCAACGGCGCATCGGTTCTCACCGCTATTGATCGGGTCGAGCTTTCCAGCAGGCTGGTGCTCAACGCTGACCTGACGCTCCCCGGCGACGTACCGACATTCCTGCGCGACGTCAGCGGCAGCGGTCGGCTGATCAAAAACGGTTCGTCCCGCCTGAGCATCGATGAGGCCAGAAACTGGACCGGTGGCCTCACGTTGAATGGCGGCTCGCTGAGCGTATCTTCGGGTGCTTTGGGCACTGGCAAGCTGATCGTAGGCGGTGATTCGAGTTTTGAATCGGGTGATCCGATGACTTTTGACAACGACATCGACCTTAATGCCAGCCTGACGGTGAATCCCAGTCACTATCTGACCTACGGTACGATCTTCAACGGAGTGATTGCCGGCACCGGCACGTTGACCAATCTGAGCAAAATTGATCTGAAACTGACGGGCGCCAACACGTTCAGTGGCTTGCTGGATTTCCGGGCCGGCAGCCTGACAACCGTCGGCGACTCGGCACTGGGCAACGGCGCCAGTCTCAACCTTGAGGCGCCTGCGACGCTCAATCTGGGTGGCTCGGCGAATCTGGCCAGACTGACCGGCTCCGGCACTGCATTGATCGGCGCTGGCCACACCTTGAGCATCGGCAGCAACGACGCCAGCAGCGCCTTCAACGGTCGACTCGGCGGAGCCGGTGCGCTGGCCAAACGCGGTACCGGGACTTTCTTGTTGACCGGCGATCAGCCGTTCAACGGCGCGGTCTCGGTGGATCAAGGCATGCTGCAGGTTGGCAGTCGCGCGGCGCGGGGCTCCCTTGGCGGGCAAGTGAGCGTGGCCAATGGCGCCATTTTGAGCGGTAACGGCAGCGTCGGTTCGGTGGTCAACCACGGTGTGCTGGCTTCGGGTGCCGAGGCCGGCACCCTGAGCGTGGCCGGCAACCTGACCAACGCCGCCGATGGCGTGTTGGCCCTGACCGTCAGTTCTCCGACCGCTACACCTCTGGCCGTTGGTGGTACAGCGTCGCTGGGTGGAAGCCTGCAAGTGAACAGCCTGGCGCCGTTCACCGGCAACACGGTGTATTCGCTGATCACTGCCGGCGGTGGAGTGACTGGCACCTTCAGCGCGGCCGATCTGCCGCAGTACACGTTCCTCAATACAGCGCTGGTGTATGACGCCAACGCGGTGAATCTGGTGGTCAGCCGCAACGACACCTCGTTCGCTGACGCTGCGACCACCGGCAACCAGCGCAACACCGCCTCGGCGTTGACGCGCAATGGTCCGGCGGGCGCGGCGTTGCAGAACGAGATCGCCAACCTCAACGTGGCCGGTGCACGGCAGGCCTTCGACAATCTGTCCGGGGAGATTCATGCCAGCACTGCCAGTGCGGTTCTCGAGGATTCACGTTTCCTGCGTGAAGCGGTCAATGACCGTATGCGCCAGCCGACCTGCAGCGCTGCGGATGATCCACGCCGCACTCTAGCCCCGAGCGATACCCAGTTGAGCAGCAACGGTTGCCACGGTGAAATGGTCGGCTGGGCCCGTGCCATTGGCGCATGGGGCGATATGGGCGGCGACAGCAACACGGCCAGTGTCGATCGTAGCCTCAGCGGTTTCATGCTCGGCACCGACAAGCAATTGGACGAGCAATGGCGCGCCGGGATGGCGGCCGGCTACACCCGCAGCAATCTCAATGCCCATGATCGCAACTCCGATGCCAAGGTCGACAGCTACCATCTGGCGACTTACCTGAATTCGCAGTTCGATGCCCTGGCAGTGCGACTCGGCGCCGCCTACAGCTGGCACCGCCTCGACACCAAACGTGAAGTCAACGTCGGCAGCTACAACGACCGCTTGAAGGCTCGCTACGATGCCCGCAGTGCCCAGGTGTTCGGTGAAGTGGGTTACGCCATCAATGCGGCAGGCGTGGCTATCGAACCGTTTGCCGGTCTGGCCTACGTCAACTACGACAGCGACACCGCCAAGGAAAAAGGTGGGGTGGGGCGCCTGAAGGGCGATGCCGATCAGGACATCACCTACTCGACCCTCGGTGTGCGCATCGGCAAGTTGGTGACCCTGGCCAACGGCAGCCAACTGACCCCGCGTGCGGCGATCGGCTGGCGGCATGCCTACGGCGACACCAAGCCTGACGCCGACCTGACCTTCATCGATGGCGGTGCGTCGTTCAGCACTCAGGGCGTGCCGATTGCCAAGGACAGCGCGCTGCTAGAAGCCGGCGTGGACTTCCAGGTCACCCCGACCGGCAAGCTCGGCATCGGCTATTCGGGCCAGATGTCCAGCGACAGCAACGACAGCGCGATGACCATCAGCTTCAGTCAAAGCTTCTGA
- a CDS encoding nucleoside-specific channel-forming protein Tsx has translation MHAFSRRRPWGAHTFAVSLLLAGVTGVLSHSALAQPALPEESAQGEALSPEASPPKKGAYLSDWYNQDLMLIGSKDISFGPQPADDIYLEYEYFGRKGPFELYGYVDIPKIFNIGNSHDKGVWDHGSPVFMEHEPRISIDYLAGRSLAIGPFKEWYVAFDWIYDHGSRKENRANTLYSGLGTDIDTHSRVNLSANLYGRYQWENYGASNEYSWDGYRAQLKYIVPIDKFSNGASLTYIGFTNFDFGSDIHKDNPARTANATVATNVLLYSFTHLRFTLVGRYFHNGGNWEDGSELNFGDGNFRARSNGWGYYAGIGYQF, from the coding sequence ATGCACGCTTTTTCCCGCCGACGCCCGTGGGGCGCACACACTTTTGCTGTTTCCCTGCTACTGGCCGGCGTTACCGGAGTTCTCAGTCACTCAGCGCTGGCGCAACCTGCCCTGCCCGAAGAATCCGCTCAGGGCGAAGCCCTCAGCCCCGAAGCCAGCCCACCGAAAAAAGGCGCGTACCTGTCGGACTGGTACAACCAGGACCTGATGCTGATCGGCAGCAAGGACATCAGCTTCGGCCCGCAACCGGCTGACGATATTTACCTGGAATACGAATACTTCGGGCGCAAGGGCCCGTTCGAGCTGTACGGCTACGTCGACATTCCGAAGATTTTCAACATCGGCAACAGCCATGACAAAGGCGTGTGGGATCACGGCTCGCCGGTGTTCATGGAGCACGAACCGCGCATCTCCATCGACTATCTCGCCGGACGCAGCCTGGCCATCGGGCCGTTCAAGGAATGGTACGTGGCGTTCGACTGGATCTACGACCACGGCAGCCGCAAGGAAAACCGCGCCAATACGCTGTACAGCGGTTTGGGTACCGACATAGACACCCACTCGCGGGTCAACCTGTCGGCCAACCTTTACGGGCGTTACCAGTGGGAAAACTACGGCGCCAGCAACGAATATTCGTGGGACGGCTACCGCGCGCAGCTCAAGTACATCGTGCCGATCGACAAATTCAGCAACGGTGCCTCGCTCACTTATATCGGCTTCACCAACTTCGATTTCGGCTCGGACATCCACAAGGACAACCCGGCGCGCACCGCCAATGCCACGGTGGCAACCAACGTATTGCTGTACTCGTTCACGCACCTGCGCTTCACCCTGGTCGGCCGTTATTTCCACAACGGCGGCAACTGGGAGGACGGCAGCGAGCTGAATTTTGGCGACGGCAACTTCCGTGCGCGATCCAATGGCTGGGGTTATTACGCCGGCATCGGTTATCAGTTCTGA